Proteins found in one Strigops habroptila isolate Jane chromosome 21, bStrHab1.2.pri, whole genome shotgun sequence genomic segment:
- the XPO7 gene encoding exportin-7 isoform X2 has product MICYRMRCKRFSRPQQPHGESLAQLENLCKQLYETTDTATRLQAEKALVEFTNSPDCLSKCQLLLERGSSSYSQLLAATCLTKLVSRTNNPLPLEQRIDIRNYVLNYLATRPKLATFVTQALIQLYARITKLGWFDCQKDEYVFRNVITDVTRFLQDSVEHCIIGVTILSQLTNEINQADTTHPLTKHRKIASSFRDSSLFDIFTLSCNLLKQASGKNLNLNDESQHGLLMQLLKLTHNCLNFDFIGTSTDESSDDLCTVQIPTSWRSAFLDSSTLQLFFDLYHSIPPSFSPLVLSCLVQIASVRRSLFNNAERAKFLSHLVDGVKRILENPQSLSDPNNYHEFCRLLARLKSNYQLGELVKVENYPEVIRLIANFTVTSLQHWEFAPNSVHYLLSLWQRLAASVPYVKATEPHMLETYTPEVTKAYITSRLESVHIILRDGLEDPLDDTGLVQQQLDQLSTIGRCEYEKTCALLVQLFDQSAQSYQELLQSATASPMDVAVQEGRLTWLVYIIGAVIGGRVSFASTDEQDAMDGELVCRVLQLMNLTDSRLAQAGNEKLELAMLSFFEQFRKIYIGDQVQKSSKLYRRLSEVLGLNDETMVLSVFIGKIITNLKYWGRCEPITSKTLQLLNDLSIGYSSVRKLVKLSAVQFMLNNHTSEHFSFLGINNQSNLTDMRCRTTFYTALGRLLMVDLGEDEDQYEQFMLPLTAAFETVAQMFSTNTFNEQEAKRTLVGLVRDLRGIAFAFNAKTSFMMLFEWIYPSYMPILQRAIELWYHDPACTTPVLKLMAELVHNRSQRLQFDVSSPNGILLFRETSKMITTYGNRILTLGEVPKDQVYALKLKGISICFSMLKAALSGSYVNFGVFRLYGDDALDNALQTFIKLLLSIPHSDLLDYPKLSQSYYSLLEVLTQDHMNFIASLEPHVIMYILSSISEGLTALDTMVCTGCCSCLDHIVTYLFKQLSRSTKKRSTPLTQESDRFLHIMQQHPEMIQQMLSTVLNIIIFEDCRNQWSMSRPLLGLILLNEKYFSDLRNSIVNSQPPEKQQAMHLCFENLMEGIERNLLTKNRDRFTQNLSAFRREVNDSMKNSTYGVNSNDMMS; this is encoded by the exons ATGATTTGTTACAGGATGAGGTGTAAGAGGTTTTCCAGGCCCCAGCAGCCACACGGTGAG AGCCTAGCCCAGCTAGAGAACCTGTGCAAGCAGCTGTATGAGACCACAGACACTGCGACAcggctgcaggcagagaaagccCTGGTTGAGTTCACCAACAGCCCCGACTGCCTGAGCAAGTGCCAGCTGCTGCTAGAAAGAGGGAGT TCATCGTattcccagctgctggcagctaCCTGCCTTACCAAGCTCGTGTCACGCACAAACAACCCCTTACCGTTGGAACAGCGAATAGATATCC GGAACTATGTGCTCAACTACCTTGCCACGAGGCCAAAGCTGGCAACGTTTGTCACGCAAGCACTAATCCAGTTGTATGCCAGGATCACAAAGTTGGGCTGGTTTGACTGTCAGAAGGATGAATATGTCTTCAGGAACGTGATCACAGATGTCACAAGGTTTTTACAG GATAGTGTAGAGCACTGCATCATAGGAGTGACAATCCTGTCCCAACTAACTAATGAAATTAATCAA gCGGATACTACTCATCCACTGACCAAGCACAGGAAAATAGCCTCTTCCTTCCGTGATTCATctttatttgatattttcaCACTGTCATGCAATTTACTGAAACAG GCTTCTGGGAAGAACCTGAACCTGAACGATGAGAGCCAGCACGGGCTGCTCATGCAGCTGCTTAAGCTCACACACAACTGCCTGAACTTTGATTTCATTGGCACATCAACAGACGAGTCCTCAGATGATCTTTGCACTGTGCAGATCCCAACCAGTTGGAGATCAG CATTCTTGGATTCTTCGACCCTTCAGTTGTTTTTTGATCTTTATCATTCCATCCCTCCTTCGTTTTCTCCTCTG GTTTTGTCCTGCCTGGTGCAGATAGCCTCTGTGCGCAGATCCCTCTTCAACAATGCAGAGAGAGCAAAGTTCTTATCTCATCTCGTGGATGGAGTGAAGCGAATACTGGAAAACCCCCAG AGTTTGTCAGACCCAAACAACTACCATGAGTTCTGCCGGTTGCTGGCCCGGTTGAAAAGCAACTACcagctgggagagctggtgAAGGTGGAGAACTACCCCGAGGTCATTCGACTCATTGCCAACTTCACCGTGACCAGCCTGCAG cactgggagttTGCCCCGAACAGCGTTCACTATCTGCTGAGCCTGTGGCAGCGCCTGGCTGCGTCAGTGCCCTACGTTAAAGCCACAGAGCCTCACATGCTGGAAACATACACCCCAGAAGTCACAAAAGCTTACATCACATCCCGGCTGGAGTCTGTGCACATCATCCTGAG GGATGGTTTGGAGGATCCACTGGATGACACTGGCCTTGTACAACAGCAGCTAGATCAACTGTCCACCATTGGCCGGTGTGAGTACGAGAAGACCTGTGCTCTGCTCGTGCAGCTCTTTGACCAGTCAGCCCAGTCctaccaggagctgctgcagagtgcCACCGCCAGCCCCATGGACGTTGCTGTACAAGAAG GGCGCCTGACGTGGCTCGTCTATATCATTGGAGCAGTGATCGGTGGCAGGGTCTCCTTCGCCAGCACAGATGAGCAAGATGCGATGGATGGCGAGTTGGTCTGTCG ggtgctgcagcTGATGAACCTGACGGACTCTCGCCTGGCGCAGGCAGGGAATGAGAAGCTGGAGCTTGCCATGCTGAGCTTCTTCGAGCAGTTCCGCAAGATCTACATTGGAGATCAGGTGCAGAAGTCTTCCAAG CTCTACCGCCGCCTCTCAGAGGTCCTGGGGCTGAATGATGAGACCATGGTCCTGAGCGTCTTCATAGGAAAAAT CATCACCAACTTGAAGTACTGGGGTCGGTGCGAGCCTATCACCTCCAAGACGCTGCAGCTGCTCAATGACCTCTCCATTGG ATACAGCAGTGTTAGAAAGCTGGTGAAGCTGAGCGCCGTACAGTTCATGCTGAACAATCACACG AGTGAGCACTTTTCCTTCCTGGGCATTAACAATCAGTCCAACCTGACTGACATGAGGTGTCGGACTACGTTCTACACTGCACTTGGGCGTCTTCTCATGGTGGATTTAG gggAAGATGAAGATCAGTATGAGCAGTTCATGCTTCCCCTCACAGCTGCCTTTGAGACCGTGGCACAGATGTTCAGTACAAATACTTTCAATGAACAAGAGGCAAAA AGAACTTTGGTTGGCTTGGTGAGAGACTTGAGGGGAATAGCCTTTGCCTTCAATGCCAAGACCAGCTTCATGATGCTGTTTGAGTGGAT TTACCCATCCTACATGCCAATCCTGCAGCGGGCCATTGAGCTCTGGTACCATGACCCTGCGTGCACTACACCTGTCCTCAAACTGATGGCTGAGCTGGTACATAATAG ATCGCAACGGCTGCAGTTTGATGTGTCCTCACCCAATGGCATCCTGCTCTTCCGAGAAACAAGTAAAATGATAACTACATATG GAAATCGTATCCTAACGCTTGGGGAGGTCCCAAAGGATCAAGTCTATGCCTTGAAGCTCAAGGGGATTTCCATCTGCTTCTCTATGCTGAAGGCTGCACTGAGCGGGAGCTACGTCAACTTTGGGGTCTTCCGTCTGTACGGGGATGATGCACTGGACAATGCCTTGCAAACCTTTATCAAGCTTCTGCTTTCCATCCCTCACAGTGACCTCCTG GATTATCCCAAACTCAGCCAGTCATACTATTCCTTGCTGGAAGTTCTTACCCAGGACCACATGAACTTTATAGCCAGTCTGGAGCCTCATGTAATCATGTACATTCTCTCTTCCATTTCAGAAGGTCTCACTGCACTAG ACACCATGGtttgcacaggctgctgctcctgtttgGACCACATTGTCACCTATCTCTTCAAGCAACTCTCTCGCAGCACCAAGAAGAGGAGCACACCTCTGACCCAGGAGAGCGACCGCTTCCTGCACATCATGCAGCAGCACCCGGAGATGATTCAGCAG ATGCTGTCAACAGTGCTGAACATCATCATCTTTGAGGACTGCAGGAACCAGTGGTCAATGTCGCGGCCCCTGCTTGGCTTGATACTGCTCAATGAGAAG
- the XPO7 gene encoding exportin-7 isoform X1 yields MICYRMRCKRFSRPQQPHGESLAQLENLCKQLYETTDTATRLQAEKALVEFTNSPDCLSKCQLLLERGSSSYSQLLAATCLTKLVSRTNNPLPLEQRIDIRNYVLNYLATRPKLATFVTQALIQLYARITKLGWFDCQKDEYVFRNVITDVTRFLQDSVEHCIIGVTILSQLTNEINQVSATAFLSEADTTHPLTKHRKIASSFRDSSLFDIFTLSCNLLKQASGKNLNLNDESQHGLLMQLLKLTHNCLNFDFIGTSTDESSDDLCTVQIPTSWRSAFLDSSTLQLFFDLYHSIPPSFSPLVLSCLVQIASVRRSLFNNAERAKFLSHLVDGVKRILENPQSLSDPNNYHEFCRLLARLKSNYQLGELVKVENYPEVIRLIANFTVTSLQHWEFAPNSVHYLLSLWQRLAASVPYVKATEPHMLETYTPEVTKAYITSRLESVHIILRDGLEDPLDDTGLVQQQLDQLSTIGRCEYEKTCALLVQLFDQSAQSYQELLQSATASPMDVAVQEGRLTWLVYIIGAVIGGRVSFASTDEQDAMDGELVCRVLQLMNLTDSRLAQAGNEKLELAMLSFFEQFRKIYIGDQVQKSSKLYRRLSEVLGLNDETMVLSVFIGKIITNLKYWGRCEPITSKTLQLLNDLSIGYSSVRKLVKLSAVQFMLNNHTSEHFSFLGINNQSNLTDMRCRTTFYTALGRLLMVDLGEDEDQYEQFMLPLTAAFETVAQMFSTNTFNEQEAKRTLVGLVRDLRGIAFAFNAKTSFMMLFEWIYPSYMPILQRAIELWYHDPACTTPVLKLMAELVHNRSQRLQFDVSSPNGILLFRETSKMITTYGNRILTLGEVPKDQVYALKLKGISICFSMLKAALSGSYVNFGVFRLYGDDALDNALQTFIKLLLSIPHSDLLDYPKLSQSYYSLLEVLTQDHMNFIASLEPHVIMYILSSISEGLTALDTMVCTGCCSCLDHIVTYLFKQLSRSTKKRSTPLTQESDRFLHIMQQHPEMIQQMLSTVLNIIIFEDCRNQWSMSRPLLGLILLNEKYFSDLRNSIVNSQPPEKQQAMHLCFENLMEGIERNLLTKNRDRFTQNLSAFRREVNDSMKNSTYGVNSNDMMS; encoded by the exons ATGATTTGTTACAGGATGAGGTGTAAGAGGTTTTCCAGGCCCCAGCAGCCACACGGTGAG AGCCTAGCCCAGCTAGAGAACCTGTGCAAGCAGCTGTATGAGACCACAGACACTGCGACAcggctgcaggcagagaaagccCTGGTTGAGTTCACCAACAGCCCCGACTGCCTGAGCAAGTGCCAGCTGCTGCTAGAAAGAGGGAGT TCATCGTattcccagctgctggcagctaCCTGCCTTACCAAGCTCGTGTCACGCACAAACAACCCCTTACCGTTGGAACAGCGAATAGATATCC GGAACTATGTGCTCAACTACCTTGCCACGAGGCCAAAGCTGGCAACGTTTGTCACGCAAGCACTAATCCAGTTGTATGCCAGGATCACAAAGTTGGGCTGGTTTGACTGTCAGAAGGATGAATATGTCTTCAGGAACGTGATCACAGATGTCACAAGGTTTTTACAG GATAGTGTAGAGCACTGCATCATAGGAGTGACAATCCTGTCCCAACTAACTAATGAAATTAATCAAGTAAGTGCTACAGCCTTCCTCAGTGAA gCGGATACTACTCATCCACTGACCAAGCACAGGAAAATAGCCTCTTCCTTCCGTGATTCATctttatttgatattttcaCACTGTCATGCAATTTACTGAAACAG GCTTCTGGGAAGAACCTGAACCTGAACGATGAGAGCCAGCACGGGCTGCTCATGCAGCTGCTTAAGCTCACACACAACTGCCTGAACTTTGATTTCATTGGCACATCAACAGACGAGTCCTCAGATGATCTTTGCACTGTGCAGATCCCAACCAGTTGGAGATCAG CATTCTTGGATTCTTCGACCCTTCAGTTGTTTTTTGATCTTTATCATTCCATCCCTCCTTCGTTTTCTCCTCTG GTTTTGTCCTGCCTGGTGCAGATAGCCTCTGTGCGCAGATCCCTCTTCAACAATGCAGAGAGAGCAAAGTTCTTATCTCATCTCGTGGATGGAGTGAAGCGAATACTGGAAAACCCCCAG AGTTTGTCAGACCCAAACAACTACCATGAGTTCTGCCGGTTGCTGGCCCGGTTGAAAAGCAACTACcagctgggagagctggtgAAGGTGGAGAACTACCCCGAGGTCATTCGACTCATTGCCAACTTCACCGTGACCAGCCTGCAG cactgggagttTGCCCCGAACAGCGTTCACTATCTGCTGAGCCTGTGGCAGCGCCTGGCTGCGTCAGTGCCCTACGTTAAAGCCACAGAGCCTCACATGCTGGAAACATACACCCCAGAAGTCACAAAAGCTTACATCACATCCCGGCTGGAGTCTGTGCACATCATCCTGAG GGATGGTTTGGAGGATCCACTGGATGACACTGGCCTTGTACAACAGCAGCTAGATCAACTGTCCACCATTGGCCGGTGTGAGTACGAGAAGACCTGTGCTCTGCTCGTGCAGCTCTTTGACCAGTCAGCCCAGTCctaccaggagctgctgcagagtgcCACCGCCAGCCCCATGGACGTTGCTGTACAAGAAG GGCGCCTGACGTGGCTCGTCTATATCATTGGAGCAGTGATCGGTGGCAGGGTCTCCTTCGCCAGCACAGATGAGCAAGATGCGATGGATGGCGAGTTGGTCTGTCG ggtgctgcagcTGATGAACCTGACGGACTCTCGCCTGGCGCAGGCAGGGAATGAGAAGCTGGAGCTTGCCATGCTGAGCTTCTTCGAGCAGTTCCGCAAGATCTACATTGGAGATCAGGTGCAGAAGTCTTCCAAG CTCTACCGCCGCCTCTCAGAGGTCCTGGGGCTGAATGATGAGACCATGGTCCTGAGCGTCTTCATAGGAAAAAT CATCACCAACTTGAAGTACTGGGGTCGGTGCGAGCCTATCACCTCCAAGACGCTGCAGCTGCTCAATGACCTCTCCATTGG ATACAGCAGTGTTAGAAAGCTGGTGAAGCTGAGCGCCGTACAGTTCATGCTGAACAATCACACG AGTGAGCACTTTTCCTTCCTGGGCATTAACAATCAGTCCAACCTGACTGACATGAGGTGTCGGACTACGTTCTACACTGCACTTGGGCGTCTTCTCATGGTGGATTTAG gggAAGATGAAGATCAGTATGAGCAGTTCATGCTTCCCCTCACAGCTGCCTTTGAGACCGTGGCACAGATGTTCAGTACAAATACTTTCAATGAACAAGAGGCAAAA AGAACTTTGGTTGGCTTGGTGAGAGACTTGAGGGGAATAGCCTTTGCCTTCAATGCCAAGACCAGCTTCATGATGCTGTTTGAGTGGAT TTACCCATCCTACATGCCAATCCTGCAGCGGGCCATTGAGCTCTGGTACCATGACCCTGCGTGCACTACACCTGTCCTCAAACTGATGGCTGAGCTGGTACATAATAG ATCGCAACGGCTGCAGTTTGATGTGTCCTCACCCAATGGCATCCTGCTCTTCCGAGAAACAAGTAAAATGATAACTACATATG GAAATCGTATCCTAACGCTTGGGGAGGTCCCAAAGGATCAAGTCTATGCCTTGAAGCTCAAGGGGATTTCCATCTGCTTCTCTATGCTGAAGGCTGCACTGAGCGGGAGCTACGTCAACTTTGGGGTCTTCCGTCTGTACGGGGATGATGCACTGGACAATGCCTTGCAAACCTTTATCAAGCTTCTGCTTTCCATCCCTCACAGTGACCTCCTG GATTATCCCAAACTCAGCCAGTCATACTATTCCTTGCTGGAAGTTCTTACCCAGGACCACATGAACTTTATAGCCAGTCTGGAGCCTCATGTAATCATGTACATTCTCTCTTCCATTTCAGAAGGTCTCACTGCACTAG ACACCATGGtttgcacaggctgctgctcctgtttgGACCACATTGTCACCTATCTCTTCAAGCAACTCTCTCGCAGCACCAAGAAGAGGAGCACACCTCTGACCCAGGAGAGCGACCGCTTCCTGCACATCATGCAGCAGCACCCGGAGATGATTCAGCAG ATGCTGTCAACAGTGCTGAACATCATCATCTTTGAGGACTGCAGGAACCAGTGGTCAATGTCGCGGCCCCTGCTTGGCTTGATACTGCTCAATGAGAAG
- the XPO7 gene encoding exportin-7 isoform X3, with protein sequence MADHVQSLAQLENLCKQLYETTDTATRLQAEKALVEFTNSPDCLSKCQLLLERGSSSYSQLLAATCLTKLVSRTNNPLPLEQRIDIRNYVLNYLATRPKLATFVTQALIQLYARITKLGWFDCQKDEYVFRNVITDVTRFLQDSVEHCIIGVTILSQLTNEINQVSATAFLSEADTTHPLTKHRKIASSFRDSSLFDIFTLSCNLLKQASGKNLNLNDESQHGLLMQLLKLTHNCLNFDFIGTSTDESSDDLCTVQIPTSWRSAFLDSSTLQLFFDLYHSIPPSFSPLVLSCLVQIASVRRSLFNNAERAKFLSHLVDGVKRILENPQSLSDPNNYHEFCRLLARLKSNYQLGELVKVENYPEVIRLIANFTVTSLQHWEFAPNSVHYLLSLWQRLAASVPYVKATEPHMLETYTPEVTKAYITSRLESVHIILRDGLEDPLDDTGLVQQQLDQLSTIGRCEYEKTCALLVQLFDQSAQSYQELLQSATASPMDVAVQEGRLTWLVYIIGAVIGGRVSFASTDEQDAMDGELVCRVLQLMNLTDSRLAQAGNEKLELAMLSFFEQFRKIYIGDQVQKSSKLYRRLSEVLGLNDETMVLSVFIGKIITNLKYWGRCEPITSKTLQLLNDLSIGYSSVRKLVKLSAVQFMLNNHTSEHFSFLGINNQSNLTDMRCRTTFYTALGRLLMVDLGEDEDQYEQFMLPLTAAFETVAQMFSTNTFNEQEAKRTLVGLVRDLRGIAFAFNAKTSFMMLFEWIYPSYMPILQRAIELWYHDPACTTPVLKLMAELVHNRSQRLQFDVSSPNGILLFRETSKMITTYGNRILTLGEVPKDQVYALKLKGISICFSMLKAALSGSYVNFGVFRLYGDDALDNALQTFIKLLLSIPHSDLLDYPKLSQSYYSLLEVLTQDHMNFIASLEPHVIMYILSSISEGLTALDTMVCTGCCSCLDHIVTYLFKQLSRSTKKRSTPLTQESDRFLHIMQQHPEMIQQMLSTVLNIIIFEDCRNQWSMSRPLLGLILLNEKYFSDLRNSIVNSQPPEKQQAMHLCFENLMEGIERNLLTKNRDRFTQNLSAFRREVNDSMKNSTYGVNSNDMMS encoded by the exons ATGGCGGATCATGTGCAG AGCCTAGCCCAGCTAGAGAACCTGTGCAAGCAGCTGTATGAGACCACAGACACTGCGACAcggctgcaggcagagaaagccCTGGTTGAGTTCACCAACAGCCCCGACTGCCTGAGCAAGTGCCAGCTGCTGCTAGAAAGAGGGAGT TCATCGTattcccagctgctggcagctaCCTGCCTTACCAAGCTCGTGTCACGCACAAACAACCCCTTACCGTTGGAACAGCGAATAGATATCC GGAACTATGTGCTCAACTACCTTGCCACGAGGCCAAAGCTGGCAACGTTTGTCACGCAAGCACTAATCCAGTTGTATGCCAGGATCACAAAGTTGGGCTGGTTTGACTGTCAGAAGGATGAATATGTCTTCAGGAACGTGATCACAGATGTCACAAGGTTTTTACAG GATAGTGTAGAGCACTGCATCATAGGAGTGACAATCCTGTCCCAACTAACTAATGAAATTAATCAAGTAAGTGCTACAGCCTTCCTCAGTGAA gCGGATACTACTCATCCACTGACCAAGCACAGGAAAATAGCCTCTTCCTTCCGTGATTCATctttatttgatattttcaCACTGTCATGCAATTTACTGAAACAG GCTTCTGGGAAGAACCTGAACCTGAACGATGAGAGCCAGCACGGGCTGCTCATGCAGCTGCTTAAGCTCACACACAACTGCCTGAACTTTGATTTCATTGGCACATCAACAGACGAGTCCTCAGATGATCTTTGCACTGTGCAGATCCCAACCAGTTGGAGATCAG CATTCTTGGATTCTTCGACCCTTCAGTTGTTTTTTGATCTTTATCATTCCATCCCTCCTTCGTTTTCTCCTCTG GTTTTGTCCTGCCTGGTGCAGATAGCCTCTGTGCGCAGATCCCTCTTCAACAATGCAGAGAGAGCAAAGTTCTTATCTCATCTCGTGGATGGAGTGAAGCGAATACTGGAAAACCCCCAG AGTTTGTCAGACCCAAACAACTACCATGAGTTCTGCCGGTTGCTGGCCCGGTTGAAAAGCAACTACcagctgggagagctggtgAAGGTGGAGAACTACCCCGAGGTCATTCGACTCATTGCCAACTTCACCGTGACCAGCCTGCAG cactgggagttTGCCCCGAACAGCGTTCACTATCTGCTGAGCCTGTGGCAGCGCCTGGCTGCGTCAGTGCCCTACGTTAAAGCCACAGAGCCTCACATGCTGGAAACATACACCCCAGAAGTCACAAAAGCTTACATCACATCCCGGCTGGAGTCTGTGCACATCATCCTGAG GGATGGTTTGGAGGATCCACTGGATGACACTGGCCTTGTACAACAGCAGCTAGATCAACTGTCCACCATTGGCCGGTGTGAGTACGAGAAGACCTGTGCTCTGCTCGTGCAGCTCTTTGACCAGTCAGCCCAGTCctaccaggagctgctgcagagtgcCACCGCCAGCCCCATGGACGTTGCTGTACAAGAAG GGCGCCTGACGTGGCTCGTCTATATCATTGGAGCAGTGATCGGTGGCAGGGTCTCCTTCGCCAGCACAGATGAGCAAGATGCGATGGATGGCGAGTTGGTCTGTCG ggtgctgcagcTGATGAACCTGACGGACTCTCGCCTGGCGCAGGCAGGGAATGAGAAGCTGGAGCTTGCCATGCTGAGCTTCTTCGAGCAGTTCCGCAAGATCTACATTGGAGATCAGGTGCAGAAGTCTTCCAAG CTCTACCGCCGCCTCTCAGAGGTCCTGGGGCTGAATGATGAGACCATGGTCCTGAGCGTCTTCATAGGAAAAAT CATCACCAACTTGAAGTACTGGGGTCGGTGCGAGCCTATCACCTCCAAGACGCTGCAGCTGCTCAATGACCTCTCCATTGG ATACAGCAGTGTTAGAAAGCTGGTGAAGCTGAGCGCCGTACAGTTCATGCTGAACAATCACACG AGTGAGCACTTTTCCTTCCTGGGCATTAACAATCAGTCCAACCTGACTGACATGAGGTGTCGGACTACGTTCTACACTGCACTTGGGCGTCTTCTCATGGTGGATTTAG gggAAGATGAAGATCAGTATGAGCAGTTCATGCTTCCCCTCACAGCTGCCTTTGAGACCGTGGCACAGATGTTCAGTACAAATACTTTCAATGAACAAGAGGCAAAA AGAACTTTGGTTGGCTTGGTGAGAGACTTGAGGGGAATAGCCTTTGCCTTCAATGCCAAGACCAGCTTCATGATGCTGTTTGAGTGGAT TTACCCATCCTACATGCCAATCCTGCAGCGGGCCATTGAGCTCTGGTACCATGACCCTGCGTGCACTACACCTGTCCTCAAACTGATGGCTGAGCTGGTACATAATAG ATCGCAACGGCTGCAGTTTGATGTGTCCTCACCCAATGGCATCCTGCTCTTCCGAGAAACAAGTAAAATGATAACTACATATG GAAATCGTATCCTAACGCTTGGGGAGGTCCCAAAGGATCAAGTCTATGCCTTGAAGCTCAAGGGGATTTCCATCTGCTTCTCTATGCTGAAGGCTGCACTGAGCGGGAGCTACGTCAACTTTGGGGTCTTCCGTCTGTACGGGGATGATGCACTGGACAATGCCTTGCAAACCTTTATCAAGCTTCTGCTTTCCATCCCTCACAGTGACCTCCTG GATTATCCCAAACTCAGCCAGTCATACTATTCCTTGCTGGAAGTTCTTACCCAGGACCACATGAACTTTATAGCCAGTCTGGAGCCTCATGTAATCATGTACATTCTCTCTTCCATTTCAGAAGGTCTCACTGCACTAG ACACCATGGtttgcacaggctgctgctcctgtttgGACCACATTGTCACCTATCTCTTCAAGCAACTCTCTCGCAGCACCAAGAAGAGGAGCACACCTCTGACCCAGGAGAGCGACCGCTTCCTGCACATCATGCAGCAGCACCCGGAGATGATTCAGCAG ATGCTGTCAACAGTGCTGAACATCATCATCTTTGAGGACTGCAGGAACCAGTGGTCAATGTCGCGGCCCCTGCTTGGCTTGATACTGCTCAATGAGAAG